In Candidatus Omnitrophota bacterium, the genomic window GGAAGGAGAGCCGGTCGTGGCGAAGCTCGGCCCGCTCACGGTCAAGATTTGCGCGGAGTGCGCCGCGAAAGCGGTACCGCCGGCCAAGGTGAAACGGGCGAAGCCGGCAAACAAGAAACTGGTAATCCTCCGTGCCATGGAAGGCATGGTGAAAGACCTCGGCGAGAAGGAAAAGGTCGATACACGCCGCGCGGCGCGCGACGTCCGAGCCGAGACGCGACGGATTGCAAACAAGATTATTCGCAACCTAATTCAAGAACGAAAAAAGTTATGAACAAGTTCCTGAAACTGTTCTACGCGCTGATGGCCAAGGGCTACGCGACGGACGCGGAAAAGGCGAAGCTGAAGCAGTACGCCAAGTCCGAAGACGCTCCGGCCGACGCCGAGGAAAAGGTGGAAGAAGCGGAAGCGCTCCCCGCCGAAGCTCCGGCCGAAGGCGAGGAGGAAGTGGATGAAGACGAGGAAGAAGTGGATGAGGTAGCCGACGAGGAGGCAAAGTCCCACCTCAAGAAGCTCCTCTCCGCCACGGCCAAGTCCATGCGCGCGGAGATGAAGGCGGAAATGACCGCCTGGAAGAAGGAGCAGTCCGAGCTGATGGAAAAGCGCGCCGGATTGTTCAACAAGGAAGTGCAGAAGGATCGCTCCGGGCTGAACAAGCGCGTGAAGACCTTCGTCACTGCCCTCATTGACCGCGACGTCGCCATCCTCAAGGACATGAGCGGAGCTACCGGCGCGGCCGGCGGCTACCTCATCGACACCGAGCTGGCGGCGGAAGTGGCGCATCTCCAGACGGAGTACGGCGTCGCGCGCCGCGAGTTCTTCACCACACCGTTGACGAAGGGTTCCATCCTCATCAACAACCTGGCCACGGACGTTTCCGTGTACTGGACGACCGAGACGTCCGCCAAGACTTCCAGCGAAGTCGCGATCGGACAGGTGGAGCTGGTGCTCAAGAAGATCGCGGTCATCGTCCCGATGTCCGACGAATTGCTTGAGGACGACGAAATCGACCTCGTGGGCTTCCTCACCTCCCGCATCGCGGAAGGCATGGCGAAGAAGGAAGACGAGGCGTTCTTCAAGGGAGACGGAACCAGCACCTACGGTTCCTTCACCGGTATCCTGCTCAACTCCAGCGTGAACGAAGTCGAGATGGCCGCCGCGACCTTCTCCTCCATCGACGCCGATGACCTCATCGACATGGTGGATGCGACGCCGCAGGGCGCGCACGCGAACGGCAAGTTCTACATGCACCGCACTATCATGTCCTTCGTGCGCAAGCTCAAGGACAGCGATAACCGGTACATCTACCAGGCTCCGTCCGACGGGGGTCCGGCGACCATCTGGGGCTATCCCGTGGTGCTCGTCGAGGCAATGCCGGCGAAGGCCGACAGCGCGGCCGAAACCGCATTCGTCGCGTTCGGCGATCTCAAGAAGGCGTGCTGGCTCGGTTACAAGCAGGGCCTCCGCGTCGCTATCAGCGACCAGGCCACGGTACGCAACACGGCGGCGAACGCGGACATCGACCTGTTCCGACAGGACATGACCGCCCTCCGCGTAGTGGAGCGCGTGGGCTTCGTGGTGGTCGTAGCGACCGCCATCACGGTCCTCAAGACTGCCGCCGAAAGCGCGTAGTCCGGTTCCGGCTACATCGTAGTCCGGCGCTGGGAAAGGGAAGGGCGCGTCGGCTCCCTTCCCCTCCCGCGCGGGCCTATGAAGAAATACACTTACAAGAAACGGGACGGGACGTTGGTCTATTCCAACACTCCGCTGAACGCGAACGACTTGCTCCTCCGAGGATGGACGCAGACGTTCGGCGTGAAGACCGCCGCCATAACGCACGGCGACGCCGTTGAAAAAGAAATCCTATGAGCGTCCTGCGACCGTACACAACCGAAGCGAAGGTGGAGGCGTTCCTGAACAAGTCCATCGTAACGGGTGAGGCGGACTTCCCCATCAACGCCGCCGTGGACATCATCGAGAAGCGGACGGATCGCGTCTTCTACATTCCCGAAGTCACCAGCGACGACGATACCGGCGAACCGAGTGAGCGACTGTTCGACGGAAACGGACGCAACAAATTGCGCGTTGACGAGTGTGTCGCCGTCACGAAGCTCGAAGTCAGCAGGGACGGATGGGGCGACACCTTCACGGAAATCGTCGTGGGCGGGGCTAACGGTTACTACAAGCTCCCGACCAACGCCGCCGCGCGTCTGTTGCCCTTCAGCCACCTGCTCCTGCGCTCGGACACCTTCCAGCGGGGCGTGCAGAACATCCGCGTGACGGCCAAGTGGGGCTACAGCGCCGATCCGCCGGAGGCGATTTCCCTTGCGGCGACCATCCTCGCGGCCGGCATCTATAACTACAATCGCGGCGGCGGCGGGAGCAACGTCAAGAGCGAGAGCATCGGCAACTACTCCGTCAGCTACGACAATGCCGACGGCTGGGACGAGCTGGACAAGGCCATGAAGATTATCGAGCAGTACCGGCTCATCTCCCTATGATTTCCCGCTTCTACACGACGACTTTCACGATCAAGCGCCTGACCTATGCAAGCAACATCGGGACGTGGGGCGCGACGGGGACGTTCCTCGGCCACCTCCAGCAGGTCACGCAGGAACAGGTAATCCGCCTCGCCAACGCGCTCGTCGTCAGCCATGCCATCTGGTGCGCCACGGACACGGACGTGGAAATCGGGGACGCGCTGGAAATCACCGGCCGGACCTTCACCGTCCGGGCCATCCAGACCAACGACACCGGCGCGAACGCGCACCTGGAATTGCTGGTCGAGGAGGACACCGAACCCGTAAGCGCCTGAGTATGATTATCAAAATCAGCGTCAAGAACGCAGACGCGGTAGCAC contains:
- a CDS encoding phage major capsid protein; the protein is MNKFLKLFYALMAKGYATDAEKAKLKQYAKSEDAPADAEEKVEEAEALPAEAPAEGEEEVDEDEEEVDEVADEEAKSHLKKLLSATAKSMRAEMKAEMTAWKKEQSELMEKRAGLFNKEVQKDRSGLNKRVKTFVTALIDRDVAILKDMSGATGAAGGYLIDTELAAEVAHLQTEYGVARREFFTTPLTKGSILINNLATDVSVYWTTETSAKTSSEVAIGQVELVLKKIAVIVPMSDELLEDDEIDLVGFLTSRIAEGMAKKEDEAFFKGDGTSTYGSFTGILLNSSVNEVEMAAATFSSIDADDLIDMVDATPQGAHANGKFYMHRTIMSFVRKLKDSDNRYIYQAPSDGGPATIWGYPVVLVEAMPAKADSAAETAFVAFGDLKKACWLGYKQGLRVAISDQATVRNTAANADIDLFRQDMTALRVVERVGFVVVVATAITVLKTAAESA